A single region of the Pseudanabaena sp. FACHB-2040 genome encodes:
- a CDS encoding DUF1622 domain-containing protein, protein MSIETLSQNMALAVVVLNGFLTSTCQLLALVVILIGVVRAMVIYLKEGVIQGKTSEAFQHSRLTMGYAFSLGLSFLVGATILKTMISSQWDDIARLSVIIAVRTVLNLLLERAIRRGSPTPELSSAAEQPST, encoded by the coding sequence ATGAGTATCGAAACCCTCAGCCAGAATATGGCCCTTGCAGTCGTGGTCTTGAATGGCTTCTTGACCAGTACGTGTCAGCTGCTGGCCCTGGTTGTTATTTTGATTGGCGTGGTGCGGGCGATGGTGATCTATCTCAAAGAGGGAGTGATCCAGGGCAAGACCTCGGAGGCGTTTCAGCATAGCCGACTAACGATGGGCTATGCCTTTTCGCTGGGGTTGAGCTTTTTGGTGGGGGCTACCATCCTCAAGACCATGATTTCTAGCCAGTGGGACGATATCGCCCGCCTGTCGGTCATTATTGCCGTTCGCACGGTGCTCAACCTGCTGCTAGAGAGAGCTATCCGGCGTGGGTCGCCCACCCCAGAACTGAGTTCTGCTGCTGAACAACCCAGCACTTAA
- a CDS encoding 2OG-Fe(II) oxygenase: MPDTAAMLQAAESILPKIADQPGQTGYDIHASQDLVLERPELFAWGLHDRILNIAEAGMGVPAAFNDIHIRRDFANGVKSGSRLWHVDSYDHRILRIIIYLSDVSKTGGAHEYIPRQKSRFWVTVLEHFGTIPDKVMEKLGLQKHVRSCPGPKGTVIFSMTSRVLHRGTVPQDSERYTLIYNYNSRSPKRPQEASPRVPRDRLMNIVQQFPKRQQDCMLWK; the protein is encoded by the coding sequence ATGCCTGATACAGCTGCAATGCTGCAAGCCGCAGAAAGTATTTTGCCCAAGATAGCAGATCAGCCCGGACAGACAGGATATGACATTCATGCCAGCCAAGACTTGGTGCTAGAGCGACCCGAATTGTTTGCTTGGGGACTTCACGATCGCATTTTGAATATTGCCGAGGCTGGTATGGGTGTTCCAGCAGCATTCAACGACATTCATATCCGCAGAGACTTTGCCAACGGCGTAAAATCAGGTTCTCGCCTATGGCATGTTGATTCCTACGACCACCGAATTCTTCGCATCATTATCTATTTGAGCGACGTGAGCAAAACTGGAGGAGCCCACGAGTATATTCCTCGGCAAAAGTCTAGGTTTTGGGTAACCGTGCTGGAGCACTTTGGCACAATTCCAGACAAAGTAATGGAAAAGCTAGGTTTGCAGAAACACGTTAGATCCTGCCCCGGCCCTAAAGGGACGGTGATATTTAGCATGACTAGCAGAGTGCTGCATCGCGGAACGGTTCCCCAAGACTCTGAGCGCTATACCCTGATCTATAACTACAATTCCCGCTCTCCCAAGCGACCTCAAGAAGCGAGCCCACGGGTGCCGCGAGACAGGTTAATGAACATCGTCCAGCAGTTTCCCAAACGGCAGCAAGACTGTATGTTGTGGAAATAG